A portion of the Parachlamydia sp. AcF125 genome contains these proteins:
- a CDS encoding OmcB family cysteine-rich outer membrane protein — protein MRKQLGVITSLLFLCATAFLGTAHASSSYPVDGQQSYGQGYEQSYVPAYKQSSSPRRAYHQSRTGHASRSARSQSASACKPVCTPPQAARCEERTIVTCRHPNQNKLVCLDGITVTARNPKMCMLGEQYPLEFDVQACDDVCDVVVTTHLPEGVSFVRSIPEAKVDGNKLVWEIGSMEKGQTITAKVWVKCEREGELCACFCATATPVRFCSLLCAKPVLTCHKCGPEEVCPGDQVNYTITVTNRGSCAAEEVVVTDNVPDGLEHSSCLRTLAYKIGTLEPGQTKKINLSFTAVKRGEVCNTAVVTACNADTVSCQWCTQVCKECVEITKVGPKEVSIGKNADYQITVTNSGDKPLTEVVVTDCAPTSTSIVAANGATIRGNQAVWRLKELKPGEKVTLPISLTTCTPGCWVNRVTVTSSQKCTASAEATTRWKGRPALHMSITDTENPICIGESTTYFISVTNQGSEADSNVAVVVRFPKEVTPTAVVGDSTGTVSGQTVTFAPVANFAPRQTLKFRIDARAKESGDARIIAEVSSDAIKTPIVQQESTIVN, from the coding sequence ATGAGAAAACAACTAGGAGTGATCACCTCGTTGCTTTTTTTGTGCGCAACAGCTTTTCTCGGAACTGCTCATGCTAGCAGCAGTTATCCAGTAGATGGGCAACAATCTTACGGTCAAGGCTATGAGCAATCATACGTACCAGCTTACAAGCAGTCTTCTAGCCCAAGACGTGCTTACCATCAGTCAAGAACAGGACATGCATCCCGATCAGCACGTTCACAGTCTGCTTCGGCATGCAAGCCTGTTTGCACTCCTCCCCAAGCGGCTCGCTGCGAAGAGAGGACAATCGTAACTTGCCGTCACCCAAACCAAAATAAATTGGTTTGCCTTGATGGAATTACAGTAACAGCACGCAATCCAAAGATGTGCATGCTAGGGGAACAATATCCTCTGGAATTTGACGTCCAAGCTTGCGATGATGTGTGTGATGTAGTGGTCACTACCCATCTTCCAGAAGGTGTTTCTTTTGTACGTAGCATTCCTGAAGCGAAAGTAGACGGAAACAAGCTTGTATGGGAGATCGGCTCAATGGAAAAAGGGCAGACCATTACAGCAAAAGTATGGGTAAAGTGTGAACGTGAAGGCGAGCTTTGCGCATGTTTTTGTGCCACAGCTACCCCCGTTAGATTCTGCTCTTTGCTCTGTGCTAAACCCGTTCTGACATGCCACAAGTGTGGTCCAGAAGAAGTTTGCCCAGGTGACCAAGTCAACTATACGATTACTGTGACAAACCGCGGAAGCTGCGCAGCAGAAGAAGTAGTTGTAACAGATAACGTACCAGATGGACTTGAGCATAGCAGCTGCTTACGTACTCTTGCCTACAAAATCGGGACATTAGAGCCTGGCCAAACGAAAAAAATTAATCTAAGCTTTACCGCTGTAAAGCGTGGAGAAGTGTGCAATACAGCAGTTGTAACAGCATGCAATGCTGATACAGTTTCTTGCCAATGGTGCACACAAGTTTGCAAGGAATGTGTTGAGATTACAAAAGTGGGTCCAAAAGAAGTTTCAATTGGCAAAAACGCTGATTACCAAATCACCGTGACAAACTCTGGTGATAAGCCTCTAACTGAAGTGGTAGTTACAGATTGCGCTCCAACTTCAACATCTATTGTTGCAGCAAATGGTGCTACAATTCGGGGCAACCAAGCGGTTTGGAGATTAAAGGAACTTAAACCAGGTGAGAAGGTAACACTTCCCATTTCTTTAACCACATGCACACCAGGATGCTGGGTAAATCGTGTAACTGTGACAAGCAGTCAAAAGTGCACAGCGAGTGCAGAAGCCACAACTCGATGGAAAGGGCGCCCAGCTCTTCACATGAGCATCACCGATACTGAAAATCCAATTTGCATTGGCGAATCAACAACCTACTTCATTTCAGTCACTAACCAAGGTTCTGAAGCAGACAGCAACGTCGCTGTTGTTGTACGCTTCCCTAAAGAAGTGACACCGACTGCTGTAGTTGGCGATTCAACAGGCACAGTATCTGGTCAAACAGTTACTTTTGCTCCTGTAGCTAATTTCGCACCTCGACAAACACTAAAATTTAGAATCGATGCGCGAGCAAAAGAATCTGGAGATGCACGTATCATTGCTGAAGTCTCTTCGGATGCCATTAAGACTCCAATTGTGCAGCAAGAGAGCACCATTGTTAACTAA
- the xseA gene encoding exodeoxyribonuclease VII large subunit, which yields MPHEIPILTVSQLTTAIKHSLESTFSLVWLQGEVSNCKLQSSGHIYFSLKDAYAQVAAVMFRGDASNLKMLPKDGDQVIVQGQLNVYPPTGKYQIVVRELRLAGLGEMLLKLEELKVKLHHRGWFKAEHKKILPKFPKKIGVVTSPTGAVIQDILNILTRRAVGFHLILNPVKVQGPGAAQEIAKAIQDFNTFSLVDVMIVGRGGGSIEDLWAFNEEIVAEAIFNSKIPVISAVGHETDHCIADYVADVRAPTPSAAAEIVIAENAQQLHHFHQISRRLDHSIKQTLLHHRLCLKTILRQPLLTSPYAILGDWMQKVDEVRQEIELSILRFFKQSRSILESREKILQTLKPSMQIFHLREKILHLQKALDASMLQQLSERRRAVYLNQEKIFMDQRWKVKLEHLRELLKNKEEALKLINPRNLLTKGYTILFSEKDQSVISSVRMLKKDQKIRMLFSDGEALAQINEIWSK from the coding sequence ATGCCGCATGAAATTCCGATTTTAACTGTTTCACAATTAACTACTGCAATTAAGCATAGCTTGGAATCTACCTTTTCTCTTGTTTGGTTACAAGGCGAAGTAAGCAATTGCAAGCTTCAATCCTCTGGTCATATTTATTTTTCTTTAAAAGATGCTTATGCACAAGTCGCAGCTGTGATGTTTCGTGGCGATGCTTCCAACTTAAAAATGTTGCCAAAAGACGGGGATCAGGTGATCGTGCAGGGGCAACTCAATGTTTACCCTCCCACCGGAAAATACCAGATTGTAGTTCGAGAGTTGCGGTTAGCGGGCCTCGGGGAGATGTTGCTTAAGCTAGAAGAGCTAAAAGTTAAGCTGCATCACAGAGGGTGGTTTAAAGCCGAGCATAAAAAAATCCTTCCCAAATTTCCTAAGAAAATAGGGGTTGTTACCAGTCCTACAGGGGCTGTTATTCAAGATATTTTAAACATTTTGACGCGTAGAGCGGTAGGCTTTCATCTCATCTTGAATCCAGTCAAAGTGCAGGGGCCGGGGGCCGCTCAAGAAATCGCTAAAGCTATCCAAGATTTCAATACATTTAGTCTGGTTGATGTGATGATTGTAGGTCGAGGAGGAGGAAGTATTGAAGATTTATGGGCATTTAATGAAGAAATCGTTGCTGAAGCAATCTTTAATAGCAAAATTCCTGTGATTTCTGCCGTGGGGCACGAAACGGATCATTGTATTGCTGACTACGTGGCTGATGTAAGGGCACCCACTCCCTCAGCTGCTGCCGAAATTGTGATTGCTGAAAATGCTCAACAACTGCATCACTTTCACCAGATTTCGCGTCGTCTCGACCATAGTATTAAACAGACCCTTCTCCATCACCGACTTTGCTTAAAAACTATTTTAAGACAGCCGCTTCTAACAAGTCCTTATGCGATTTTGGGGGATTGGATGCAGAAGGTCGATGAAGTTCGCCAGGAAATAGAGCTGTCGATTTTGCGCTTTTTTAAACAATCCCGTTCAATTTTGGAATCGAGGGAAAAGATTTTACAAACATTAAAACCCTCGATGCAAATTTTTCACCTTAGGGAAAAAATTCTGCATTTGCAAAAGGCGTTAGATGCTTCCATGTTGCAACAACTCAGTGAACGGCGGAGAGCTGTTTACTTAAACCAAGAAAAAATTTTCATGGATCAAAGGTGGAAAGTTAAGTTAGAACATTTACGTGAGCTTTTAAAAAATAAAGAAGAGGCGTTAAAATTGATAAATCCCCGAAATTTATTAACAAAAGGGTATACTATTCTCTTTTCGGAAAAAGATCAATCCGTTATAAGCTCAGTACGTATGTTGAAAAAAGATCAGAAAATACGCATGCTATTCTCTGATGGTGAAGCTCTTGCGCAAATAAACGAAATATGGTCAAAATAG
- a CDS encoding IS982 family transposase: protein MDLTALYCHIDDFWKTFKQEWDKHLIHSAKPKRGLEPELTLPEMMTIIILFHRSHYRTFKHFYHYVCNSLRREFPQLISYSRFIYLMKNVFVPLFAYLLHLRGTVTGIAFIDSTSIAVCHNKRISRNKVFKGLAKRGKTTSGWFYGFKLHLMINDKGEILAFQITPGNISDVSMLETLSKDIWGKLFGDKAYLSKENGERLLKRGLKLFTSLRPNMKQKLISLKDKILLRKRSLIETVNDQLKNISQIEHTRHRSIGNFLVNMLGGIAAYCHQPKKPSLSLNDKHNSLLIVS, encoded by the coding sequence ATGGATTTAACTGCGCTGTATTGTCATATAGATGACTTTTGGAAAACCTTTAAACAAGAATGGGACAAGCATCTTATTCATTCAGCAAAGCCTAAGAGAGGACTTGAGCCAGAATTAACTCTGCCAGAAATGATGACGATCATCATTTTATTTCATCGATCGCACTATAGAACTTTTAAACATTTTTACCACTATGTCTGCAATTCTCTTCGCCGAGAGTTTCCCCAGTTAATTAGCTATAGCCGATTTATTTATCTAATGAAAAATGTTTTTGTACCATTATTTGCTTACCTTCTACATCTCAGGGGCACAGTCACAGGGATTGCTTTCATTGACTCTACCTCAATAGCAGTTTGCCATAATAAAAGAATTTCAAGAAACAAAGTTTTTAAAGGGCTGGCTAAGCGAGGCAAAACAACCTCCGGCTGGTTTTACGGCTTCAAACTTCACTTAATGATAAATGATAAAGGCGAAATTCTAGCCTTTCAAATTACTCCAGGAAACATTTCAGATGTTTCTATGCTTGAGACCCTCTCCAAAGATATTTGGGGAAAGCTATTTGGGGACAAAGCTTACCTCTCTAAGGAGAACGGAGAAAGGCTTTTAAAACGTGGCCTGAAGCTATTTACCAGCCTTAGGCCTAATATGAAACAAAAGTTAATCTCTTTAAAAGACAAAATTTTGCTAAGAAAGAGATCCTTAATTGAAACGGTAAATGATCAATTAAAAAATATCTCCCAAATCGAGCATACTCGCCACAGAAGTATAGGAAATTTTCTAGTCAATATGCTTGGTGGAATTGCTGCCTATTGCCATCAACCGAAAAAGCCTTCGTTGAGTTTGAATGATAAGCATAACTCTTTGCTAATTGTCTCTTAA
- a CDS encoding leucine-rich repeat domain-containing protein, which produces MNSNSFLSIESLPNELLCPILEACATPSLFRVCRNWRSLLTNAAMPALYKKIAAIHVPQLKDDIQKTAILDKIYQLESKLTSAEKVNQIFKQVFSLARSLSPQEFQHAIEKKKNLTIANYSSYLLNINRLWLWKKLPGGDEYLNSEEVKSLSLEKKGELLKERIKENYQNLTELDLYMAGLTYLPPEIGLLSHLRALDLRGNKLTNLPIEIGQLKQLNHLNLSGNQLTSLPAEIGQLNQLNDLALSHNKLTNLPIEIGQLKQLNHLNLSGNQLTSLPIEIGQLKQLNHLNLSGNQLTSLPAEIGQLNQLNDLSLSGNPLTSLPAEIGQLSQLVWLNLSPNQLTSLPTEIGQLKQLVKLDLSHNRIASLPVGIMQLPATRVNWEDNLL; this is translated from the coding sequence ATGAACTCTAACTCTTTTTTATCCATAGAAAGCTTGCCCAATGAATTGCTCTGTCCTATTTTAGAGGCTTGCGCAACTCCATCCTTATTTAGGGTCTGCAGAAATTGGCGATCTCTGCTAACTAATGCTGCTATGCCAGCTCTTTATAAAAAAATAGCCGCCATCCATGTGCCCCAGTTGAAGGATGATATCCAAAAAACGGCTATATTGGATAAAATTTACCAACTAGAATCTAAGCTTACTTCTGCAGAAAAAGTGAATCAAATTTTTAAGCAAGTTTTTAGCTTAGCGCGCTCTTTATCTCCTCAGGAATTTCAACACGCCATAGAAAAAAAGAAGAATTTAACGATAGCTAATTACTCTTCTTACCTTCTTAACATTAATCGCCTTTGGCTGTGGAAAAAACTTCCTGGTGGGGATGAATACTTAAACAGCGAAGAAGTTAAATCTTTATCTTTAGAAAAAAAAGGAGAGCTTCTTAAGGAACGGATAAAAGAAAATTACCAAAACTTAACTGAGCTAGATTTATATATGGCAGGCTTAACCTATTTACCTCCAGAAATAGGCCTGTTGTCCCATCTACGAGCGCTTGATTTAAGAGGTAACAAGCTCACTAACCTCCCTATAGAAATAGGACAACTGAAGCAGCTAAACCATCTTAACTTAAGCGGTAACCAGCTCACTAGCCTCCCTGCAGAGATAGGGCAACTGAACCAGCTAAACGATCTTGCCTTAAGCCATAACAAGCTCACTAACCTCCCTATAGAAATAGGACAACTGAAGCAGCTAAACCATCTTAACTTAAGCGGTAACCAACTCACTAGCCTCCCTATAGAAATAGGACAACTGAAGCAGCTAAACCATCTTAACTTAAGCGGTAACCAGCTCACTAGCCTCCCTGCAGAGATAGGGCAACTGAACCAGCTAAACGATCTTAGCTTAAGCGGTAACCCGCTCACTAGCCTCCCTGCAGAGATAGGGCAGCTGTCTCAACTAGTATGGCTTAACTTAAGCCCAAACCAGCTCACTAGCCTCCCTACTGAGATAGGACAACTGAAACAGTTAGTAAAGCTGGACTTAAGCCATAACCGTATCGCCAGCCTTCCTGTAGGCATAATGCAGCTACCTGCCACTAGGGTCAATTGGGAGGACAATCTGTTATGA
- a CDS encoding NAD(+)/NADH kinase encodes MHIALFPNTAKKHSKDIAISIREYLTAQGVFTITPDEVAEEIGAIPLSSINPERIDFIISLGGDGTILRQMHRYPHLIAPIVGINLGSLGFMADILVTEIYPSLQEILKGNYQIQERIMMQGQSMHHEVCFAVNEIVVHRAQNPGLIDIGVHVNGLYLNTFSADGLILSTPSGSTAYSLAAGGPILTPDLNAFVLTPICPHTISNRPIVLASNRDIQVQYLSEYAPVEIIFDGFTRFTMATGEALHVSLSPRLFRLVCLRNHDYFSTLRTKLGWAGKLKA; translated from the coding sequence ATGCATATTGCATTGTTTCCAAATACGGCAAAAAAACATTCTAAAGACATTGCAATTAGCATTCGCGAATACTTAACGGCTCAGGGCGTTTTTACCATCACCCCAGATGAGGTTGCGGAGGAGATAGGGGCTATTCCCTTATCAAGTATCAACCCGGAAAGGATCGACTTCATTATTTCATTGGGTGGCGATGGGACCATTTTGCGGCAAATGCACCGGTACCCCCATTTGATAGCTCCTATTGTAGGAATCAATTTGGGAAGCTTAGGATTTATGGCAGACATTCTTGTGACAGAAATTTATCCGAGCTTGCAAGAGATTCTCAAAGGAAACTATCAAATCCAGGAACGGATTATGATGCAAGGGCAATCCATGCACCATGAAGTGTGTTTTGCTGTCAATGAAATTGTCGTGCACCGCGCCCAAAATCCAGGGCTTATTGACATCGGGGTTCACGTCAATGGGCTGTATCTCAACACCTTCTCAGCAGACGGATTAATTTTATCTACCCCTAGCGGCTCTACCGCTTATTCCTTAGCAGCAGGAGGCCCTATTTTAACCCCAGATTTGAATGCCTTTGTTTTGACTCCTATCTGTCCCCATACGATTTCGAATCGGCCCATTGTGTTGGCTTCTAATCGGGATATTCAAGTTCAATATCTAAGTGAATACGCACCAGTTGAGATTATTTTCGATGGTTTCACTCGTTTTACCATGGCGACAGGAGAAGCGTTACATGTCAGTTTATCTCCTCGGCTTTTTCGCTTAGTTTGTTTGCGAAATCACGATTACTTTTCTACTTTGCGAACTAAGCTCGGTTGGGCTGGTAAATTAAAAGCTTGA
- a CDS encoding 1-deoxy-D-xylulose-5-phosphate synthase — protein sequence MSFPILSEIQSPDAIKRLSLAELNALASEIRQKIIEVLSINGGHLASNLGVVELTIALHAVFNSPHDKFIWDVSHQTYVHKLLTGRQENFHTIRQYKGLCGFSHPKESPYDHFHAGHAGTALSLGLGVAKSRDLQQKEEYVVPIIGDATLTCGMALEALNNITRNLKRFIVILNDNNMSISKNVGAITQILSRLLSNPTTNKLYQEIDTIVSKIPSYGATLSKHGHKITESLKNLVSPAAFFEQYELSYIGPIDGHDIKKLIDVFEGLKTSQWPVVVHVLTKKGQGMEEAIRNPVSYHGAKPFCLDTGKFHPATSSKPTFPHIFGSHLLKMAEEDPSIVAVTPAMLAGSCLDKFLERFPDRCYDVGIAEAHAVTFSGGLAYGGKLKVVCSIYATFLQRGLDNLFHDICLQELPVVFAIDRAGISGPDGSTHHGVYDISFLNAMPNMVIAQPRNGNVLKELLESAFSWGRPAAIRYPNMAADVSDKPLKYRELGKGEVIAAGGEILIVALGHMNQTALGVREILKTVGITATVFDPVFVKPLDSELLCSLLAKHNRLVTIEEHSAVSGLGSILNHFLMANGYNHVQVLNFGIPEAFLDHGSHADMIKEVGLTAPQIAESVITQFSLKKTEYSELAETSFTRKN from the coding sequence ATGAGCTTCCCTATTCTTTCTGAAATTCAAAGCCCCGATGCTATTAAGCGTCTTTCTCTCGCTGAGCTTAATGCGCTTGCTTCTGAAATACGGCAAAAAATTATAGAAGTTCTTTCGATTAACGGCGGGCATTTAGCTTCAAATTTAGGCGTTGTCGAATTGACAATTGCTTTGCATGCTGTTTTTAACTCTCCGCATGATAAATTTATTTGGGATGTTAGCCATCAAACGTATGTGCATAAATTATTGACTGGAAGACAAGAGAATTTTCACACTATCCGGCAATATAAAGGCCTGTGCGGTTTTAGCCATCCAAAGGAATCCCCTTATGATCATTTTCATGCTGGGCATGCTGGCACAGCTCTTTCTTTAGGACTAGGAGTAGCTAAGAGTCGAGATTTACAACAAAAAGAGGAGTATGTTGTCCCCATTATTGGCGATGCTACGTTGACTTGTGGGATGGCTTTAGAAGCCCTTAATAATATCACCCGAAATTTAAAGCGCTTTATTGTGATTTTAAATGACAATAATATGTCGATTTCAAAAAATGTAGGAGCGATTACGCAGATCTTAAGTCGACTTTTGAGCAATCCTACTACCAACAAACTCTATCAAGAGATCGACACGATTGTTTCTAAAATTCCAAGTTACGGGGCTACCCTTTCTAAGCATGGGCATAAAATTACAGAATCGCTAAAGAATCTGGTGAGCCCGGCTGCCTTTTTTGAGCAATACGAACTTTCTTACATTGGGCCAATCGATGGACATGATATTAAAAAATTGATAGACGTTTTCGAGGGGCTAAAAACTTCCCAATGGCCAGTTGTGGTCCACGTTTTGACGAAAAAAGGCCAAGGAATGGAAGAAGCGATTAGAAATCCAGTGTCTTATCACGGTGCAAAGCCTTTTTGTTTAGACACTGGCAAATTTCATCCCGCCACCTCCTCTAAGCCCACTTTTCCTCATATATTTGGTTCCCACCTTTTAAAAATGGCAGAAGAGGATCCGTCAATTGTCGCCGTTACACCCGCCATGCTGGCAGGATCTTGTTTGGATAAATTTTTAGAAAGATTTCCAGATAGGTGTTACGATGTGGGAATTGCTGAAGCTCATGCGGTGACTTTTAGCGGAGGCTTAGCCTATGGTGGAAAGCTAAAAGTGGTTTGTTCGATTTACGCTACTTTTTTACAGCGCGGTTTGGATAACCTTTTTCATGATATTTGCTTACAGGAACTCCCGGTAGTTTTTGCCATCGATCGCGCTGGAATTTCAGGGCCTGATGGCTCCACCCATCATGGGGTGTACGATATTTCTTTTCTAAATGCGATGCCAAATATGGTGATTGCGCAGCCAAGAAATGGAAATGTCTTGAAAGAACTTTTGGAGTCTGCTTTCTCTTGGGGGCGTCCTGCAGCTATCCGTTATCCCAATATGGCTGCAGACGTATCAGATAAGCCTTTGAAATATCGTGAGTTGGGAAAAGGCGAGGTTATTGCAGCAGGAGGGGAGATTTTAATTGTGGCACTTGGCCATATGAACCAAACGGCTTTAGGTGTAAGAGAGATTTTAAAAACCGTGGGAATCACCGCAACCGTTTTCGATCCCGTGTTTGTCAAGCCACTAGATTCAGAGCTTTTATGTAGTTTACTGGCTAAACATAACCGTCTCGTCACAATCGAAGAGCATTCGGCTGTTTCAGGCTTAGGCTCTATTTTGAACCATTTCCTTATGGCCAATGGCTATAACCATGTTCAAGTGCTAAATTTTGGGATTCCGGAAGCCTTTCTGGATCACGGCAGCCATGCGGATATGATTAAAGAAGTGGGTTTAACGGCACCCCAAATTGCAGAAAGCGTTATCACCCAATTCTCTCTCAAAAAAACCGAGTATTCGGAATTAGCTGAAACAAGCTTCACGAGGAAGAATTAA
- a CDS encoding exodeoxyribonuclease VII small subunit, which produces MEKEIKSDNQEKNFEAAFARLEEILEKMNSGAVSLDESLLLYEEADRLITSCAKRLNDAERRIEILIKNRQGDLSLDPQQNPKVQNFSDLGNSHSTTKLMSP; this is translated from the coding sequence GTGGAAAAAGAAATCAAGTCCGATAACCAAGAGAAGAATTTTGAAGCGGCGTTTGCACGTTTGGAAGAAATTCTCGAAAAGATGAATTCAGGGGCTGTTAGCTTAGACGAATCTTTGCTTTTATATGAAGAAGCCGATCGCTTAATCACCTCTTGCGCGAAAAGATTAAACGATGCTGAGCGGCGCATCGAAATCTTAATTAAAAATCGACAAGGAGATCTGTCGCTCGATCCACAGCAAAATCCTAAAGTGCAAAATTTTTCCGATTTGGGAAATAGCCATTCAACAACAAAATTAATGAGTCCTTAA